The following are encoded in a window of Algiphilus aromaticivorans DG1253 genomic DNA:
- a CDS encoding alpha/beta fold hydrolase has product MIGSRFDAFFYGRLAKKRREAQAQWPADMRMIDTSAGPMCVRDTGGDGPVVAFAVASPCVTTHYDGVLEALRSDYRVVVFDMPGFGFSPPMADYDHSLGAGGKAMAGLLETLALRDVTLVAGSINGLYGLAASQLSDRLARLMLVQTPSAQTMKAWFGRITQPILHRRLLGQFINFTSRDRFPPLWYRIVLSDPGLREAFTAPAMQALAQGACYCFASFVHGMRDIDPNDPLLSADPALPVDLVWGNADRTHRSTQPEAIQQHAPQAEILRVPEAGHYPDLEDPEAFARLLRSRVPPNPQ; this is encoded by the coding sequence ATGATCGGTAGCCGCTTCGACGCCTTCTTCTACGGCCGTCTTGCCAAGAAGCGCCGCGAGGCACAGGCGCAGTGGCCGGCGGACATGCGCATGATCGACACGTCAGCCGGCCCCATGTGCGTGCGCGATACCGGCGGCGACGGCCCCGTGGTCGCTTTCGCGGTGGCCAGCCCCTGTGTTACCACGCACTACGACGGCGTTCTCGAAGCGCTGCGCAGCGACTATCGCGTTGTCGTTTTCGACATGCCGGGCTTTGGCTTCAGCCCGCCCATGGCCGACTACGATCACAGCCTGGGAGCCGGCGGCAAGGCCATGGCCGGCCTGCTGGAGACGCTGGCGCTGCGCGACGTGACGCTGGTAGCAGGCTCGATCAACGGCCTCTACGGGCTGGCCGCGAGCCAGCTGAGCGATCGGCTGGCTCGGCTGATGCTGGTACAGACGCCGTCGGCGCAAACGATGAAGGCCTGGTTCGGCCGCATCACGCAGCCGATCTTGCATCGGCGGCTGCTCGGCCAGTTCATCAACTTCACCAGCCGCGATCGCTTCCCGCCACTCTGGTACCGCATCGTGCTGAGCGATCCGGGACTTCGGGAAGCCTTCACCGCGCCGGCCATGCAGGCGCTGGCGCAGGGCGCCTGCTACTGCTTCGCCAGCTTCGTGCACGGCATGCGCGACATCGACCCGAACGATCCCTTGCTGTCCGCCGACCCGGCGCTGCCCGTGGATCTGGTCTGGGGCAATGCCGACCGCACCCACCGCAGCACCCAGCCCGAGGCGATTCAGCAGCACGCACCGCAGGCCGAGATCCTGCGCGTGCCCGAAGCCGGACACTATCCCGACCTCGAAGACCCCGAGGCCTTCGCGCGGCTGCTGCGCAGCCGCGTGCCCCCGAACCCACAATAG
- a CDS encoding histidine phosphatase family protein, with the protein MGAIYLIRHGQASFGKTDYDQLSDLGMQQASRLGEALSFRLPHPDAIMVGAMLRHQQTAAKALAGMALPPEWRTDARWNEFDHDEIIRVYEPRYASHAVLAADLARSLQPRRAFQDMFAKAVGRWIDGAHDDDYAEPWPAFCARVKAACDDLCAELGRGRSALVFTSGGVITSLAAELLKLGTRETMRMNWTLANASVTKLIFSDRGLYLSTLNEHAHFEGAHRDFITYR; encoded by the coding sequence ATGGGCGCGATCTATCTCATCCGCCACGGCCAGGCGAGCTTCGGCAAGACCGACTACGACCAGCTTTCCGATCTCGGCATGCAGCAGGCGAGCCGGTTGGGCGAGGCGCTGTCCTTCCGCCTGCCGCACCCGGACGCGATCATGGTCGGCGCCATGCTGCGCCACCAGCAGACCGCGGCCAAGGCGCTCGCCGGCATGGCTCTGCCCCCGGAGTGGCGAACCGATGCGCGCTGGAACGAGTTCGACCACGACGAGATCATCCGCGTCTACGAGCCGCGCTACGCCAGCCACGCCGTGCTGGCGGCGGACCTGGCGCGCTCGCTGCAGCCGCGGCGCGCCTTCCAGGACATGTTCGCAAAGGCCGTCGGGCGCTGGATCGACGGCGCCCACGACGATGATTACGCCGAGCCGTGGCCCGCCTTCTGCGCCCGCGTCAAGGCTGCCTGCGATGATCTCTGCGCGGAACTCGGCCGCGGCCGCTCGGCTCTTGTCTTCACCTCCGGCGGGGTCATCACCAGCCTAGCCGCCGAGCTGCTGAAGCTGGGTACCCGCGAGACGATGCGGATGAACTGGACCCTGGCCAACGCCAGCGTCACGAAGTTGATCTTCTCGGATCGGGGGCTCTATCTCAGCACTCTCAACGAGCACGCCCACTTCGAGGGCGCGCATCGCGATTTCATCACCTACCGCTAG
- a CDS encoding fatty acid desaturase encodes MTPQELVASLDSTRRRELEQITRVQATAWPTVILCVILVTGVAASDVLALTGVIPLWAGLIANSLLGYLAFSVAHDAIHRAVCRNTRVNDWVGQIAVLMIAPYVHLGLFRWGHVQHHRFAVSDKDPDRVFRGPWWQLPLRWSFIDLAYFREVMRSEDPRARRFLRPSLWMLAIAAALAVALTAAGYGWELLLLWFLPSRLVQMMLGFSFFWLPHVPHDVSQAENFTRATTMRLGQEWLLGPLLQYQNYHLMHHLFPTTPFYRHARLWQLVEPELRGAELAIQNGFAIHPTIHAPASRSAA; translated from the coding sequence ATGACGCCACAGGAACTTGTTGCCAGCCTCGATAGCACGCGCCGGAGAGAGCTGGAGCAGATCACGCGCGTGCAGGCAACTGCTTGGCCAACCGTGATCCTGTGCGTGATCCTGGTGACCGGCGTAGCGGCCTCTGACGTGCTGGCACTGACTGGCGTGATCCCACTCTGGGCCGGCTTGATCGCCAACAGCTTGCTCGGTTATCTCGCCTTCAGCGTGGCCCACGACGCGATCCATCGCGCGGTCTGTCGCAACACCCGCGTCAACGACTGGGTCGGCCAGATTGCTGTGCTGATGATCGCGCCCTATGTGCATCTGGGGCTCTTCCGCTGGGGGCACGTGCAGCACCATCGCTTCGCGGTGAGCGACAAGGATCCCGACCGCGTCTTCCGCGGCCCCTGGTGGCAGCTGCCGTTGCGCTGGTCCTTCATCGATCTCGCCTACTTCCGCGAAGTGATGCGCTCGGAGGATCCGCGCGCGCGCCGCTTCCTGCGCCCCTCGCTTTGGATGCTGGCGATCGCCGCAGCGCTGGCAGTAGCGCTCACCGCTGCCGGTTACGGCTGGGAGCTGCTGCTGCTCTGGTTCCTGCCGTCGCGGCTGGTGCAGATGATGCTGGGGTTCAGCTTCTTCTGGCTGCCGCACGTGCCGCACGACGTTTCACAGGCCGAGAACTTCACGCGCGCCACCACCATGCGCTTAGGGCAGGAGTGGTTGCTCGGGCCGTTGCTGCAGTATCAGAATTACCACCTGATGCATCACCTCTTTCCGACGACGCCCTTCTACCGCCATGCGCGTCTTTGGCAACTGGTAGAGCCGGAGCTGCGCGGCGCCGAGCTGGCCATACAGAACGGCTTCGCGATTCACCCGACCATCCACGCTCCCGCCAGCCGAAGCGCTGCCTGA
- a CDS encoding acyl-CoA dehydrogenase family protein, with protein sequence MDFSHSERTRDYIKRIDAFIRDRVAPVEEAHLEEMMQARRGGDWKNWRLNPEIEKLKVEAREAGLWNLFLPDPEHGSGLSNVDYAPLCEAMGRSLIAPEVFNCNAPDTGNMEVLEKYGSDEQKERWLKPLLTGEIRSAFCMTEPDVASSDATNMAATATVEGDEVVLNGRKWWSSGIGHPNCKVAIFMGLTDPEANRHQRHSMVLVPLDTPGVQIKRMLPVFGEYDEPYGHGEVLFDNVRLPKSAFILGPGRGFEIAQGRLGPGRIHHCMRALGAAERGLQLMIERGLAREAFGKQIVNLGGNRERIADLRAGIDQARLLTLYAAWKIDQVGALAALTEISAIKVVAPNVLQQVIDEAIQMHGGAGVSNDTPLAAMYAQARVLRIVDGPDAVHRGMIARMELGKYAAAKR encoded by the coding sequence ATGGATTTTTCCCACAGCGAGCGCACACGCGACTACATCAAGCGCATCGATGCCTTCATTCGCGACCGTGTCGCACCCGTCGAGGAAGCCCATCTCGAAGAGATGATGCAGGCTCGGCGCGGTGGTGACTGGAAGAACTGGCGCCTCAATCCCGAGATCGAGAAGCTCAAGGTCGAGGCGCGTGAGGCCGGTCTGTGGAACCTCTTTCTGCCCGACCCCGAACACGGCAGCGGCCTGAGCAACGTCGACTATGCACCGCTGTGCGAGGCCATGGGTAGGAGCCTGATCGCGCCGGAGGTCTTCAACTGCAACGCTCCCGACACCGGCAACATGGAGGTGCTGGAGAAGTACGGCAGCGACGAGCAGAAGGAGCGCTGGCTGAAACCGCTGCTCACCGGCGAGATCCGCTCGGCCTTCTGCATGACCGAACCCGACGTGGCTTCCAGCGACGCCACCAACATGGCGGCCACGGCCACGGTGGAAGGCGACGAGGTCGTGCTCAACGGCCGCAAGTGGTGGTCCTCCGGCATCGGGCATCCGAACTGCAAGGTGGCCATCTTCATGGGGCTGACCGACCCCGAGGCCAACCGCCACCAGCGCCACAGCATGGTACTGGTGCCGCTGGACACCCCCGGCGTGCAGATCAAGCGCATGCTGCCGGTCTTCGGCGAGTACGACGAGCCGTACGGTCACGGTGAGGTGCTCTTCGACAACGTACGGCTGCCGAAGTCCGCCTTCATTCTCGGTCCCGGCAGAGGCTTCGAGATCGCCCAGGGACGCCTCGGGCCGGGGCGCATCCATCACTGCATGCGTGCGCTGGGCGCAGCCGAGCGCGGCCTGCAGCTCATGATCGAGCGCGGTCTGGCGCGCGAGGCCTTCGGCAAGCAGATCGTCAACCTCGGCGGCAATCGCGAGCGCATCGCCGATCTGCGCGCCGGCATCGACCAGGCGCGGCTGCTGACCCTGTATGCCGCCTGGAAGATCGACCAGGTCGGCGCACTGGCCGCGCTCACCGAGATATCCGCCATCAAGGTGGTCGCCCCCAACGTGCTGCAGCAGGTCATCGACGAAGCCATCCAGATGCACGGCGGCGCCGGTGTCTCCAACGACACCCCGCTGGCGGCGATGTACGCCCAGGCGCGGGTGCTGCGCATCGTGGATGGCCCGGACGCAGTTCACCGCGGCATGATCGCGCGCATGGAGCTGGGCAAGTACGCCGCCGCCAAGCGATGA
- a CDS encoding serine hydrolase domain-containing protein: protein MNPLRRNRVHIRRNLDLIIDRNPAELPAEQLGLDPAATQAIHAALLDLYRTGLHPGLQLCVRRRGEILYDRAIGYAAGVAGDDPLHGARRPMQRDTPVCLFSASKAVTAMLVHKCAEDGLVDLDARVTDYLPEYGVNGKEQTLVRHLLAHQAGIPRIPMREPDPSLLWDWERAVAMLCAAKPLHGAGEQQAYHAVTAGFILGELVQRVSGKPLNDYLAEHFARPMGMKTFQYGLPRERHHEAARNAFTGAPLPAPLRMIARRVLGADFERVPGISNCPEFLSAVIPAGNLYATAEEATSFFEMLRVGGRYQGRQLLAPETVARAVEPASRIRIDRSLMLPVRFSMGMVLGENPFGLYGPNCRGAFGHLGFMNIICWADPSREISVAILNTGKTVAPSALYRLGQLLRTIGTQIPRDAPEAPALARAV from the coding sequence ATGAATCCACTTCGCCGCAACCGCGTGCATATCCGGCGCAATCTGGATCTGATCATCGACCGCAACCCGGCAGAGTTGCCGGCCGAGCAGCTCGGTCTGGATCCGGCGGCGACGCAGGCGATTCACGCCGCGCTGCTCGACCTCTACCGCACCGGTCTGCATCCGGGGCTGCAGCTCTGCGTTCGGCGTCGCGGCGAGATTCTCTACGACCGTGCTATCGGCTATGCCGCGGGTGTGGCCGGTGACGATCCCTTACACGGGGCCCGCCGGCCCATGCAGCGCGATACGCCGGTCTGCCTGTTCTCCGCCTCCAAGGCGGTAACGGCGATGCTCGTGCACAAGTGCGCCGAGGACGGCCTGGTCGATCTGGACGCCCGCGTCACCGACTATCTTCCAGAGTATGGCGTCAACGGCAAGGAACAGACACTGGTGCGGCATCTGCTTGCGCATCAGGCGGGCATCCCGCGCATTCCGATGCGCGAGCCCGATCCGAGCCTGCTCTGGGACTGGGAGCGCGCGGTGGCCATGCTCTGCGCCGCGAAGCCCCTGCACGGTGCCGGCGAGCAGCAGGCCTATCACGCCGTAACCGCGGGCTTCATCCTCGGTGAGCTGGTGCAGCGCGTATCCGGGAAGCCGCTGAATGACTATCTGGCCGAGCACTTCGCGCGCCCGATGGGCATGAAGACCTTCCAGTACGGCCTGCCGCGCGAGCGGCATCACGAGGCGGCGCGTAACGCCTTCACGGGCGCGCCGCTTCCGGCACCGCTGCGGATGATTGCGCGGCGCGTGCTGGGTGCCGACTTCGAGCGCGTGCCGGGCATCTCCAATTGCCCGGAATTCCTGTCGGCCGTCATTCCGGCCGGCAACCTCTACGCCACCGCCGAGGAGGCCACGAGCTTCTTCGAGATGCTACGCGTCGGCGGTCGCTACCAGGGGCGGCAACTGCTTGCACCGGAAACGGTGGCGCGTGCGGTAGAGCCGGCCAGCCGCATCCGCATCGATCGCAGCTTGATGCTCCCGGTGCGCTTCTCGATGGGCATGGTGCTGGGGGAAAATCCCTTTGGTCTTTACGGGCCGAATTGCCGCGGCGCCTTCGGGCACCTCGGCTTCATGAACATCATCTGCTGGGCGGACCCCAGCCGCGAAATTTCGGTGGCGATACTGAATACGGGCAAAACCGTCGCACCTAGCGCGCTCTACCGGCTGGGGCAGCTGCTGCGCACCATCGGTACGCAGATCCCGCGCGACGCGCCGGAGGCGCCTGCGCTGGCAAGAGCGGTCTGA
- a CDS encoding LysR family transcriptional regulator, whose protein sequence is MRFDLNLFRVFDAIYATGSLTRAGELLHLTQPAVSHALGRLRSRFGDPLFRREGRGMVATPRAHALAPGVRQALALLDAGLRAGHDFEPSSAVRRFAVGLREVIEMTMLPGLLTVLRAEAPGVTLASVQFARESVARDLARGQLDLVMDIALPLGPEIHRESLFDDPLCIVMRRDHPLAVAPLAQEDWLAGAHVVVSGRPSGLSLEDAALQRAGLHRQVQLRCQSYASGCAAVATSDLLLALPGRVAREQARRFPLHIAPAPMRLPSFRVQLYWHHSAEDDAGSRWLRDRLRAVADRESADRPSGDEL, encoded by the coding sequence GTGCGCTTTGATCTCAACCTATTCCGCGTCTTCGACGCCATCTACGCAACTGGCAGCCTGACGCGGGCCGGCGAGCTGCTGCACCTGACCCAGCCCGCCGTCAGCCACGCGCTGGGCCGCTTGCGCAGCCGCTTCGGCGATCCGCTGTTCCGTCGCGAGGGGCGTGGCATGGTGGCCACGCCGCGTGCGCACGCCCTGGCCCCGGGTGTTCGGCAGGCACTGGCGCTGCTTGATGCCGGGCTTCGCGCCGGCCACGATTTCGAGCCGTCCAGCGCCGTGCGCCGCTTCGCCGTCGGCCTGCGCGAGGTCATCGAAATGACGATGCTGCCGGGGCTGCTGACCGTGCTGCGCGCCGAGGCACCGGGGGTGACGCTGGCTTCGGTGCAGTTCGCGCGCGAGAGCGTCGCCCGGGATCTGGCGCGCGGGCAGCTGGATCTGGTCATGGATATCGCCCTGCCGCTAGGGCCGGAGATTCATCGCGAGTCGCTCTTCGACGATCCGCTCTGCATCGTCATGCGTCGCGACCATCCCCTGGCGGTTGCTCCCCTCGCCCAGGAGGACTGGCTGGCGGGGGCGCATGTCGTCGTGTCGGGGCGCCCCAGTGGGCTGTCGCTTGAGGATGCTGCGCTGCAGCGCGCTGGTCTGCATCGGCAGGTGCAGCTGCGTTGCCAGAGCTATGCCTCGGGATGCGCGGCGGTGGCCACCAGTGATCTTCTGCTGGCGCTGCCCGGCCGCGTGGCGCGCGAGCAGGCGCGTCGATTTCCTCTGCACATCGCGCCGGCGCCGATGCGCTTGCCGAGCTTCCGCGTGCAGCTTTACTGGCATCATTCGGCCGAAGACGACGCCGGCAGCCGCTGGTTGCGCGACCGCCTCCGCGCGGTCGCCGACCGCGAGTCGGCGGACCGACCATCAGGAGACGAGCTATGA
- a CDS encoding alpha/beta fold hydrolase, which yields MKPARIDALLYGTLAGRRERVAAGWPEGMRWVPTTSGTIRVLDGGGDGHPVVFAPDGPCVIEHYAALRALLEPDFRVIVFDLPGFGFSAPPADYGHRLSEGARVVAGLLESLALPPVTLVMSCVNGFYAMAATRLARARIARLVLCQTPSLAAMQRWTERMVPSPITTPVLGQLLSFFSRRRIATGWYRVAVADREQQAVFSRTARTALRQGGCYCFAGVVQGMLATDAADPQLQPPPDLPVTMVWGKADRSHKRTDPASLRAHCPQAEIVPIADAGHFPELEAPEAFAALLRRRCLPA from the coding sequence ATGAAGCCGGCGCGGATCGACGCGCTGCTCTACGGGACGCTGGCGGGACGGCGCGAGCGCGTCGCCGCCGGCTGGCCCGAGGGCATGCGCTGGGTCCCCACCACCAGCGGCACTATCCGCGTACTCGACGGCGGCGGCGACGGGCATCCCGTGGTCTTTGCCCCGGACGGCCCCTGCGTGATCGAGCACTACGCGGCGTTGCGTGCACTGCTTGAGCCTGATTTCCGCGTCATCGTCTTCGACCTTCCGGGCTTCGGCTTCAGCGCGCCACCCGCCGACTACGGGCATCGATTAAGCGAGGGCGCGCGCGTGGTCGCGGGGCTGCTCGAATCGCTGGCACTACCACCGGTGACGCTGGTGATGTCCTGCGTCAACGGCTTCTACGCCATGGCGGCCACGCGGCTTGCCCGCGCCCGCATCGCCCGCCTGGTGCTGTGCCAGACGCCCTCGCTCGCAGCCATGCAGCGTTGGACCGAACGCATGGTGCCCTCGCCCATCACCACGCCGGTGCTCGGCCAGCTGCTCAGCTTCTTCAGCCGGCGCCGCATCGCCACGGGCTGGTATCGGGTGGCGGTCGCCGATCGCGAGCAACAGGCGGTGTTCTCGAGAACCGCGCGCACTGCGCTGCGCCAGGGCGGCTGCTACTGCTTTGCCGGCGTCGTGCAGGGCATGCTGGCGACCGACGCAGCCGACCCGCAGCTGCAGCCGCCGCCGGATCTTCCTGTGACGATGGTCTGGGGCAAAGCGGATCGTTCGCATAAGCGCACCGATCCTGCGTCGCTGCGTGCGCACTGTCCGCAGGCTGAAATCGTGCCGATCGCTGATGCCGGTCACTTCCCGGAGCTGGAAGCGCCAGAAGCCTTCGCGGCGCTGCTGCGCCGCCGCTGTCTGCCGGCGTGA
- a CDS encoding universal stress protein, translating to MAIYKKILLATDLAKRSDHARAAAMAFAKAEDAELHLLHINVLSALHMEYRGLKKADEYVRTVMRASEKALKDVPDEEGLKIVREVQTGQSPGQMIMDYASANNIDLICMGMDRADGVKRFFMGSVTMKVLNGAKRPVCIVGRDTKGKIPPKHIVVATDLSEPSGLAVAHAAELAASLETRLTVMHAIEPPLATPYDLKQVMKDPDPKKGQKALDDFLGPLQLAVTPETRIEKGPSARTISDSARKLNADLLVVAAAGHASAVERLILGSTADRVARIAPCPVLVHRKRSR from the coding sequence ATGGCGATCTACAAGAAGATCCTACTGGCGACCGATCTGGCCAAGCGGTCCGATCACGCCCGTGCCGCGGCGATGGCTTTCGCAAAAGCAGAAGATGCCGAACTGCATCTGCTGCACATCAATGTGCTGTCTGCTTTGCACATGGAGTATCGCGGCCTCAAGAAGGCTGACGAGTACGTGCGTACCGTCATGCGCGCGAGCGAGAAGGCGCTGAAAGACGTCCCGGACGAGGAAGGGCTCAAGATCGTTCGTGAAGTCCAGACCGGGCAGTCGCCGGGCCAGATGATCATGGACTACGCCAGCGCGAACAATATCGACCTCATTTGCATGGGCATGGATCGTGCCGACGGGGTGAAGCGCTTCTTCATGGGCAGTGTCACGATGAAGGTGCTCAACGGCGCCAAGCGGCCGGTCTGTATTGTCGGGCGCGACACCAAGGGCAAGATTCCGCCGAAGCACATCGTCGTGGCCACCGATCTGTCGGAGCCGTCGGGCCTGGCGGTCGCGCACGCCGCCGAGCTGGCGGCCAGCCTGGAGACCCGCTTAACCGTCATGCACGCCATCGAGCCGCCGCTCGCCACGCCCTACGATCTCAAGCAGGTCATGAAGGACCCGGACCCCAAGAAGGGCCAGAAGGCACTCGACGACTTCCTCGGTCCGCTCCAGCTGGCGGTCACGCCGGAGACGCGCATCGAGAAAGGGCCCTCGGCGCGCACGATCAGTGACAGTGCGCGCAAGCTCAATGCCGATCTATTGGTGGTGGCTGCGGCGGGGCACGCCTCCGCGGTCGAGCGCCTGATTCTTGGCAGCACGGCCGACCGCGTCGCACGCATCGCGCCCTGTCCT
- a CDS encoding amidohydrolase family protein gives MIIDAWAQHPTARMLGAPFLESLRRWTGGAIPDGELPLSMTLEAMDAGGVGHSLLSAWQGPQGALISNDEVASWVAQAPERLSGIGSVDISQPMQAVKEIRRCVRELGFKGIRVLPWLWELPPTHARFYPVYAECCELGVPFCTQVGHTGPLKPSEYGRPIPYIDQIALDFPELVIVGGHIGYPWTEEMVAVATKHSNVYIDTSAYTVRRYPPELIRYLKANGRKKVLFGSNWPMIAPAKALAELDSLGLDAEIRADFLGGNAARVFGINALR, from the coding sequence GTGATCATCGACGCCTGGGCGCAGCATCCAACGGCACGCATGCTCGGCGCGCCCTTCCTGGAATCGCTTCGTCGCTGGACGGGCGGCGCGATCCCCGACGGCGAGTTACCGCTGTCAATGACCCTCGAGGCCATGGATGCGGGTGGGGTCGGCCACAGCCTGCTCAGTGCCTGGCAGGGTCCGCAGGGGGCGCTGATCTCCAACGACGAGGTGGCGAGCTGGGTCGCGCAGGCACCCGAGCGGCTGAGCGGCATCGGTTCGGTGGACATCAGTCAGCCGATGCAGGCCGTAAAGGAAATACGGCGCTGCGTCCGCGAGCTGGGCTTCAAGGGCATCCGTGTGCTGCCCTGGTTGTGGGAGCTGCCGCCCACCCATGCGCGTTTCTATCCGGTCTACGCCGAATGCTGCGAGCTGGGCGTTCCCTTCTGCACGCAGGTCGGGCACACCGGGCCGCTCAAGCCCTCAGAGTATGGCCGGCCCATTCCCTACATCGACCAGATCGCGCTGGACTTCCCGGAGCTGGTCATCGTCGGCGGTCACATCGGCTATCCCTGGACCGAGGAGATGGTGGCGGTCGCCACCAAGCACTCCAACGTTTATATCGATACCTCGGCCTACACCGTCCGGCGCTACCCGCCGGAACTGATCCGCTACCTAAAGGCGAACGGCCGCAAGAAGGTGCTCTTTGGCAGCAACTGGCCGATGATCGCCCCGGCCAAGGCGCTCGCCGAGCTAGACAGCCTCGGCCTGGACGCCGAGATCCGGGCCGATTTCCTGGGCGGCAACGCAGCGCGCGTCTTCGGAATTAACGCTTTGCGCTGA
- a CDS encoding TetR/AcrR family transcriptional regulator, with the protein MARPALDAQQLAAMRRRLADQALAIYRERGLAAVSFRRVAEAVGISHTLIYRYFPDKDALLAQARAACFRDFETFVRAREAEDGGMTAHIHSVAQAYIDFAQQCPADYRLMFSTEQPPPDRYPQLLAARQSLFEHTVALIDRYVQRGELRGDARLIAHALWINLHGLMMLHGAQQLVHGMTLAQLIDPIIDRLLTSEERKP; encoded by the coding sequence ATGGCACGTCCCGCCCTTGATGCGCAGCAACTCGCAGCTATGCGCCGGCGTCTCGCCGATCAGGCGCTGGCCATCTATCGCGAGCGTGGCCTTGCCGCCGTCAGCTTCCGGCGCGTGGCTGAAGCCGTTGGCATCAGTCATACACTGATCTACCGCTATTTCCCGGACAAGGATGCGTTGCTGGCGCAGGCGCGGGCCGCCTGCTTTCGCGACTTCGAGACCTTCGTCCGGGCGCGCGAAGCCGAAGACGGCGGTATGACCGCACACATCCATTCCGTGGCGCAGGCCTATATCGACTTCGCGCAGCAGTGTCCGGCCGACTACCGCTTGATGTTCAGCACCGAGCAGCCGCCGCCGGACCGGTACCCGCAGCTGCTCGCCGCGCGCCAGAGTCTCTTCGAGCACACGGTCGCTCTCATCGATCGCTATGTGCAGCGCGGCGAGCTGCGCGGCGATGCGCGTCTGATCGCGCACGCGTTGTGGATCAATCTGCATGGCTTGATGATGCTGCACGGCGCCCAGCAGCTGGTGCACGGCATGACGCTGGCGCAGCTCATCGATCCGATCATCGATAGGCTGCTGACCAGCGAAGAGCGTAAACCATGA
- a CDS encoding phosphotransferase family protein: protein MSNQLIDTADDVRDGEELDVGAVDAWLKQRVEGLQGQPEVTQFSGGASNWTYRLAYPSHDLILRRPPAGTKAASAHDMAREYRVQERLKPVFPYVPPMVALCEDTSVIGAEFYVMERLPGIIPRANMPRGLEMDPATARRLCHSVIDKLVALHQVDVDAAGLGDLGRGSGYVKRQIEGWTERFERARTWNVPRFSYVTRWLTDNMPEDVATCVIHNDFRLDNCVLDPDDPTKVTGILDWEMATLGDPLMDLGNALALWTQADDDRIARAMRRQPTHLPGMLTRAEVVEYYCLQTGRSIDNWAFYEVYGLFRLAVIAQQIYYRYHHKQTRNPTFRHLWVVTHYLYWRSRNVIRRAG from the coding sequence ATGAGCAATCAGCTGATCGACACCGCGGATGACGTCCGCGACGGGGAAGAACTGGATGTCGGCGCGGTCGACGCCTGGCTGAAGCAGCGCGTCGAAGGCCTCCAGGGCCAACCCGAGGTGACACAGTTTTCCGGCGGGGCCTCCAACTGGACCTACCGGCTGGCCTATCCGTCGCACGATCTGATCCTGCGCCGGCCGCCCGCCGGCACCAAGGCCGCATCGGCGCACGACATGGCGCGCGAGTATCGGGTTCAGGAGCGCCTGAAGCCGGTCTTTCCCTATGTGCCGCCGATGGTGGCGCTCTGCGAGGACACCTCGGTGATCGGCGCCGAGTTCTACGTCATGGAGCGGCTTCCGGGCATCATCCCGCGCGCCAACATGCCGCGCGGACTGGAAATGGACCCGGCCACCGCGCGCCGGCTCTGCCATTCGGTCATCGACAAGCTGGTGGCACTGCATCAGGTTGATGTCGACGCCGCCGGCCTGGGCGATCTCGGCAGGGGCAGCGGCTACGTCAAGCGCCAGATCGAAGGGTGGACCGAGCGCTTTGAGCGCGCCCGCACCTGGAATGTGCCGCGCTTCAGCTATGTCACGCGCTGGCTCACGGACAACATGCCCGAGGATGTCGCGACCTGCGTCATCCACAACGACTTCCGTCTGGACAACTGCGTGCTCGACCCGGACGACCCCACGAAGGTCACCGGTATCCTCGACTGGGAGATGGCGACCCTCGGCGACCCGCTGATGGATCTGGGCAACGCCCTGGCCTTGTGGACGCAGGCCGACGACGACCGCATCGCCCGCGCCATGCGGCGGCAGCCGACCCACCTGCCAGGCATGCTCACGCGCGCCGAGGTCGTGGAGTACTACTGTCTGCAGACCGGCCGCAGCATCGACAACTGGGCCTTCTACGAGGTCTACGGCCTGTTCCGGCTGGCCGTCATCGCCCAGCAGATCTACTACCGCTACCACCACAAGCAGACACGCAATCCCACTTTCCGGCACCTTTGGGTGGTGACTCACTACCTTTACTGGCGCTCCCGCAACGTCATCCGGCGGGCCGGCTGA